A stretch of Camelina sativa cultivar DH55 chromosome 18, Cs, whole genome shotgun sequence DNA encodes these proteins:
- the LOC104762716 gene encoding zinc-finger homeodomain protein 1-like codes for MEFEDNTNNNNEEEQEEDMNLHEEEEEDDAVYDSPPLSRGVVKASTESHETTGTTSTGGGGGFMVVHGGGSRFRFRECLKNQAVNIGGHAVDGCGEFMPAGIEGTIDALKCAACGCHRNFHRKELPYFHHAPPQQHPPPPPPPPGFYRLPAPVSYRPPPSQAPPLQLALPPPQRERSEDPMETSSAEAGGGGGIRKRFRTKFTAEQKERMLALAERIGWRIQRQDDEVIQRFCQETGVPRQVLKVWLHNNKHTLGKSPPPLLHHPPQPLPPTTAPQSSYHHEQDQP; via the coding sequence ATGGAGTTTGAAGataacaccaacaacaacaacgaggaGGAGCAAGAAGAGGATATGAATCTtcacgaggaagaagaagaggacgacgCCGTTTACgactctcctcctctctctcgtGGTGTCGTCAAAGCCTCGACAGAAAGTCATGAAACCACCGGAACAACCTCCACAGGCGGCGGCGGAGGATTCATGGTTGTTCACGGCGGAGGAAGCAGGTTTAGGTTCCGTGAGTGTCTCAAGAACCAAGCGGTGAACATTGGAGGACACGCGGTGGATGGTTGTGGCGAGTTTATGCCAGCTGGAATCGAAGGTACCATCGACGCGCTGAAATGCGCCGCTTGTGGCTGTCACCGTAACTTCCATCGTAAGGAATTACCTTACTTCCACCACGCACCGCCGCAGCAGcatccgcctcctcctcctcctccgcctggTTTTTACCGTCTTCCAGCTCCGGTGAGTTACCGGCCACCACCGTCACAAGCTCCTCCACTTCAGCTCGCTCTTCCTCCTCCAcaaagagaaagatcagaagATCCAATGGAGACTTCTTCTGCTgaagcaggaggaggaggagggattAGGAAGAGGTTTAGGACTAAGTTCACGGCGGAGCAAAAGGAGAGGATGTTAGCTTTAGCTGAGAGGATTGGGTGGAGAATTCAGAGACAAGACGATGAAGTGATTCAGAGATTTTGTCAAGAGACTGGTGTTCCGAGACAAGTTCTTAAGGTTTGGTTACATAACAACAAACACACTCTTGGTAAGTCGCCTCCAccacttcttcatcatcctcctcaGCCTCTTCCTCCTACTACCGCTCCACAGTCTTCGTATCATCATGAACAAGACCAACCATGA